CTTCCACTTCGCCCAGCTCGATGCGGAAGCCTCGCAGTTTCACCTGATGGTCGCGGCGGCCCACGTACTCCAGCACGCCATCCGCGCGCTGCCGGACCAGGTCGCCCGTGCGGTAGAGCCGGGCCCCGGGCACGTCGCTGAACGGATGGGGAATGAACTTCTCCGCTGTGAGGCCGGACCGGTCCCAATACCCGAGCGCCAGTCCGTCACCCCCGACGAACAGCTCGCCCACGACGCCTGGAGGCACCAGGTGGAACCGGGCATCGAGCACATACGCCGTGCTGTTGGAGATCGGCCCACCGATGGGCACGGAGTCGACGCCCGCGTGCGGCACCCGGTGCCACGTGCTGAACGACGTGTTCTCTGTCGGGCCATAGCCGTTGAGCAACGCCAGGGGCCCGCCGTGCGACAGCACCGCGTTGACGCTGGCGGCATCCGCGGCCTCGCCGCCGAAGATCATCCAGGACAGGTGGCGGAAGGCCTCGGGGCGCGAGCGGGCGACGTGGTTGAACAGCGCCGTGGCCAGCACCATGTGCGTGATGCGCTCGTCCTGGAGCCTGCGCGCCAGGACATCCGGGTCGATGATCTCGTCCTTGGTGAACAGGACCAGCGTGGCGCCGTTGAGCAGCGCGCCCCAGATCTCCAGCGTGGACAGGTCGAACGCGATGGTCGTGGACTGCGCCATCCGGTCGCCGGGCCCCAGCCGCACGTAGTCCGGGTTGAGCACCAGCCGCACCACGCCCTGATGCGGGATGCACACGCCCTTGGGACGGCCCGTGGAACCGGACGTGTAGATGATGTGCGCCAGGTCCACCGGCATCACGGGCCCGGCCGCCGGTGCCTCCACGGCTTCCCACGGCACATCCAGGCACACGGGCGTCCATGAACCTGGAGGCAACCCCGACGCCAGCGCCTCATGCGTGACGATGGCGACCAGTCGCGCGTCGGTGGCCATGAAAGCGAGCCGCTCGGAAGGGTGCTCCGGATCCAGCGGGACGTAGGCGCCGCCCGCCTTGAGGATGGCCAGGAGCGACACAATGAGGTCCACCGAGCGCGGCAGGCACACGCCCACCTGCGGCGTGTGCCGTCCCACGCCAAGCGACCGCAGCCGCCGGCCCAGGTGCTCCGCGCGGGCATCCAGCTCCGCGTACGTGAGCGTCACGGCGCCATGGCTTACTGCGATGGCATCGGGCCGCCGCGCGACCTGGAGCGCGAAGGCGTCCACGATGGACAGCTCCGAAGGGTAGGGGCGCGCCGAAGCGTTCCAATCGCGGAGCACCCGCCGCTGCTCCGCCTCCGACAAGAGCACCGCGTCTCCGGTGGCCCGGTCCGGCGCTTCCACGAAGCACCGCAACACCTGGAGGTAGTGCTCCGTCAGGCGCTCGATGGAGGCCGCATCGAACAGCGCCGTGGCGTATTCGAGCGTGCCCGCGAGCGCGTCACCGGATTCCTCCAGCGCGAGGAACAGGTCGAACTTGGACGTGCGCGTGTCCAGTGTCAGCGGGGTGACGGTGACGTCCGGGAACTGGAGCCGCGACGTGGGTGCGTTCTGGAGCGCGAAGAGCACCTGGATGAGGGGCGTCCGGCTCGGCTCGCGCTCGACCTGGAGCGCTTCCACCAGCTTCTCGAACGGCAGGTGCTGATGGGCGTAAGCCCCCAGCGCGCGGTCACGCACCTGTCCCAGTAGCTGGAGGAACGACGGTTCTCCCTCGAAGCGGGCACGGATGGGCAGCGTGTTGACGAAGAAGCCGATGAGCCCCTCCAGCTCCTTCCGCGTGCGGTTCGCGATGGGCGTGCCCACCACGAAGTCCCGCTGTCCGCTGTAGCGCGACAGCAAGACCTGGAACCCGGTGAGCAGGGCCATGAACAACGTGGCCCCTTCGCGGCGGGCCAGCTCCTCCAGCGAACGGTGAAGCCGCGCCGGGACCGTGAAGCGATGGATGGCACCCGCGAACCGCTGCACGGCGGGACGAGGCCGGTCGGTGGGCAGCTCCAGCACATGCGGCACGTCCTCGAGCTCCCGCTCCCAGAAGCCCAGCTCCCGCTGGAGCACATCGCCCTGGATCCACTGGCGCTGCCACGCCGCGTAGTCGGGATACTGGAGGGGCAGGGGCGCCAGGTCCCGAGCGAGGTACGCCGTGGACAGCTCCTGGTACAGCACGCCAAAGGACCAGCCGTCGGAGACGATGTGGTGCAGGTTCAGCACCAGCACGTGCCGCTGCTCCGCTTCACGGATGAGCAGCGCCCGGAACAACGGCCCCCGGGCCAGGTCGAACGGCCGTTCCGCTTCACGCTGCATGCACGCGAGCGTCTCCGCCTCCGAGCTGGACTCCGCGCGCTCCAGCGTCACAGGCAGGTGCGCGGCGACGTGCTGGATGGCGGTGCCTTCACCAGGGAAGGTGGTGCGCAGGGACTCATGCCGGTCCACCACGGCCTGAAGCGCCTGCTCCAGCGCGGCAGTGTCCAGCGGCCCTTCCAGCCGGAACGCGAACGGCAGCGAGTACAACGCGGAGCCCGGCATCCACTGATCCAGGAACCACAGCCGCTGCTGCGCGAACGACAACTGCTCCCGCGCCGCATCCGTGCACGGAGGGATGGGCGCCTCGGCGCGTTCGACCGTCGGCGCGGCCATCTCCAGCGCGGCGGCGAAGTCGCGCAGGAGGGGGTTCGCGAACAGCAGGCGCAGCGGCACGGGACGCTGGAGCACATCGCACAGCCGGCCGATGGCCTGCGTGGCCAGGAGGGATTGCCCACCCAGCTCGAAGAAGTCCGCCGTGGCGCTGACTGCCTCCACGTGCAGCACGTCCGCCCAGACGCGGGCGACGGTCCGTTCCAGCGCGGTCTCCGGCGCGACGAAGTCCTCTTCGGCCCCGGGACAGTCGCGCGGATCCGGCAGCGCCTTGCGCTCCACCTTGCCGTTGGCCGTGAGCGGCATCACGTCCAGGACGACGATGGCCGAAGGCAGCATGTGCGCGGGCAGGTGGCTCTTCAGGTGCGCCCGCAGCACCGGCGCCGTGAGGGGCTCTGACGCCGTCACGTACGCCACGAGCCGCCGGTCTCCCGGCACGTCCTCGCGAACCATCACCACGGCCTCCTGCACGGAGGCCTCCAGGCGCAGCGCCGCTTCAATCTCTCCCGGCTCGATGCGGAAGCCGCGCACCTTGACCTGGTGGTCCACGCGTCCCACGAAGTCCACCGCGCCGTCCTCGAGCCGCCGCGCGAGGTCCCCCGAGCGATACATGCGCGCGCCCGGTTCGGTGCTGAAGGGATCCGGCAGGAACCGTTCGGCGGTGAGGTCCGGACGCTCCCAGTAGCCCCACGCGACGCCGCTGCCTCCGGTGTACAGCTCGCCCACGGCGCCCACGGGCAGCTCGCGGCCCTCCGGGTCCAGCACGTACATCCGCGTGCCGGAGATGGCGTGGCCGATGGGCGCCGGCTCGGAGCCGAGCGGCGCGCACAGGAGCTGGCAGCTCGTGAAGGTGGTGTTCTCCGTGGGGCCGTAGCAGTTGAAGATGCGCGTGCGCGGCAGGGCCTCCAGCGCCCGGCGCGCGTGGGGCAGCGACATCACCTCGCCGCCCGTATAGAGCTGTCGCAGCGTCTGCGTGCCCGGCAGGCCCCGGTCCACCAGCGTGTTGAACAGGCCGGTGGTGAGGAACGCGGTCGTCACGCGCTCCTCGCGCAGGAAGTCTCCCAGTTCATCCAGCGCGGAGGCCCCTCGCGAGAACACGGCGACGCGGCCTCCATTGAGCAGCGGTCCCCAGAGCTCGAACGTGGACGCGTCGAACGCCACCGGTGCCAACTGCAACAGCACTTCATCTGGCCCCAGGTTCACGTAGTCCGCGTCCAGCACCAGCCGCAGCACGCCCCGGTGGGGCACGCACACGCCCTTGGGACGGCCCGTCGAACCCGATGTGAAGACGACATAGGCCAGGTCGTCCTCCACGACGTCGCGCGCGATGGGCCCGTCGCTGAACCCCGCCAATGCGTCCGCGTCCGTGTCCAGCCGGAGCGTGTGCCAGTCCCCCGACGGCAGGTGTGACTCCAGCCCGGCATGCGTGACGATGATCCGCACGCGCGAATCCGTGGCCATGAAGGCCAGCCGCTCCGAGGGGTACTCCGGATCCAGCGGGACGTACGCACCGCCAGCCTTGAGGACGCCGACCAGCGTGACGATGAGGTCCACCGAGCGTGGTAGGCACACGCCCACCTGGGGGCGTTCGCGGCCCACGCCCCGCGCCTTCAACCAGCCCGCGAGCCGGTTCGCCCGCGCATCCAACTCCGCGTATGTGAGCTGCTGCCCGTCACACCGGACGGCGACGGCCTGGGGACGGAGCGCGGCCTGGACCTCGAACGCATCAGCGATGTTTCGAGGAGCCAGACCCCGGGGGGACACGGGGGCGTCGACGGTGTCGGTCATGTCGACGCGCCACCCCCGACAAAGGGGGTGGTGGACTCAGGACCGCCCGGGGAAGCGCAGGCGGGTCAAACAGGGGCGGCGCGTGTCTCGGATTAAGAGACCCTGAGGCAGCGCACGCAAAAATTTGGCGCGGTGTTCGTGTATGCAATTTGTTCCGTTATTGCTGACATTTCATGGAGGGCAGGTCAGTCCTGGTTCATTGGCGTCTACATCCTGCAGCGCGAGCAGACACGTGAGCGCGTCCGGATCCACGGAGTCCATCAGGTAGGTGCGGCGCCACAGCAGCGCCGCGAAGCGCTTGGGCAACTGCGAGTCCGGCGTGACGAGCGCGCGGCGCACGCCGTTGCTGCCTACCGCGGCCTTCGCCATCGCGGCCTCCAGCTTCGCGACCTCGTCGGGGCAGCCCTCCGGACAGTTGTAGAGGAACACCGCGTGGCCGTGCTCCAGGTTGTGGATCCACGAACAGCGCGGCTGCTCCTCGGTGTAGTTGCGGCACGACAGCCACGTGGAGCAATGCAGGCCGGAGTTGGGCGGGTTCTCACCGTTGCCGCACGCGGTGCTGCCGCACGAGCTCACGTGATTGGCCGGCGACGTGTCCGAAAGCGGGAACGAGTACCGCTCGCAGGCCTCGCCACCGGGGTTGGGCGGATCATCGTTCGTCGAACCGCAGGCGAGACACAGCGAGAAGAGGAGGGCGGGGAGGGCGCGAGTCA
The sequence above is drawn from the Corallococcus sp. NCRR genome and encodes:
- a CDS encoding DUF3105 domain-containing protein; protein product: MTRALPALLFSLCLACGSTNDDPPNPGGEACERYSFPLSDTSPANHVSSCGSTACGNGENPPNSGLHCSTWLSCRNYTEEQPRCSWIHNLEHGHAVFLYNCPEGCPDEVAKLEAAMAKAAVGSNGVRRALVTPDSQLPKRFAALLWRRTYLMDSVDPDALTCLLALQDVDANEPGLTCPP